From the genome of Fundidesulfovibrio putealis DSM 16056:
ACGCCACGGGTGACGACCTCGCAGAAAGCGCATGCGTTGGGTACAACATGCTAAAATGATGTTGTTTGTCCGGAGACGCATGCGCACGTGTCACCGGGTTCGACCCGCGCGGTTTCCGTTGCCGCCCGGAGCCGGGATGCGTACCATGCCCCGAAACGACGTGAGCGAGGTTTTCATGGCTTTGGTTCTCATTGCCGACGATTCCATGTTCCAGCGCTTCGTGCTGGGAAAGATCGTCTCCAGCCTGGGTCATCAGACCCTGGATGCAGCCGACGGAAGGCAGCTTGTCGAACTGGTGCGTGAGCGGCGGCCCGATCTCGTCCTCATGGACATCAACATGCCGGAGCTTTCCGGCATCCAGGTCCTGGAGTTGTTCCGGGACCAGGGCCTGGAGGTCAGGACGGTGGTTGTCACGGCAGACATCCAGCACACCACCAGGGCCAGATGCCTGGAGCTGGGCGTGGCCCAGGTGCTGAACAAGCCCCTGGACGAGGACGTGGTGCGAGACCTCCTGGCCGGGCTTCTTCCCGCCTGACGCGCGCAGCCCCCACGGACATGACCGACGCAGCCCTGTTGGAAATATTCCGGGTGAGCACCCTGGATCAGCTGGCCCGTGCGGAAGCCGCCGCCCTGGCCCTGGAGCGTGCGTCTCCCGAGGAAGTCACGTCGGGCATGGAGGCGGTGTTCCGCTGCATCCATACCGTCAAGGGCGACGCGGCCACGCTCCAGTTCGACGGCCTGGCCGGGTGCTGCCACGAGCTGGAGACCGCCCTGGACGGCCTGCGCGGGAGGGACGAGCGCCCCGCCCCCGAAGTGGTCGGGAGCCTGCTGGCGGCCATAGACTGCCTGCGGGAGGGCCTTGACGATCCGGCCTCTTCTTTCATTCCGGGCATTCCGGGCATCCCTGGCGCGCTTGACCCCATCGAGTCCCTGAAGGGCCTGCTGGGCCGGATATCCCAGGCGACCCTGGGCGCGCAGCCCCCGCAGTGCGCACCCCCCGAATCTTCTCCGCCGAACGCGGTGGCCGACACGCCGGAGCTTGGCTACAGCGTGCGGGCCGCGCATCTGGACACACTCCTGGAGAACCTGAGCGAACTGATGACCACCCGTGAGGCCCTGGCCGCCCAGGCACGGTCCGAAGGGCGCTTCGACTACCTGCACTTCGCCGTGGAGCTGGAGCGCCAGCTGGCCCTGCTTGGGCAGTCCATCCTGTCCATGCGCCTGTTGTCCCTCCAGGCGGTGATCCCCAAGTACCGCAGGCTGGTGCGCGATCTGGCGGCACAGTCCGGCAAGGAGATCGATTTCCAGGTCAGCGGCGAGATGTTCGAACTGGACAAGACGCTCATCGAAAAGCTCAACACCCCGCTGGTGCACCTGCTGCGAAACGCGGTGCGCCACGGCGTGGAGCCTCCCGCAGACAGGCTGCGCGCGGGAAAGCCCTCCACCGGCGTAATCCGCCTGGACGCCTGGCAGGACGGCCCCGAGATCGTGCTCAAGGTGAGCGACGACGGCGCGGGCATCGACACCGCCGCCGTCCTGGCCAAGGCCGTGCAGGCCGGGTTGGTGGAGTCTGGCGATAAACCGGACGAGGCCGGGCTGCTGGCCATGGTGTTCACGCCGGGGTTTTCCACGTCGCAGAGCGTGGACGGCGTGTCCGGGCGCGGGGTGGGGCTGGACGCGGTCAAGGACGGCATCGAGCGGCTTGGCGGCGAGGTACGCGTGGAGACCGTCCCTGGCCAGGGCTCGGCGTTCGTCCTGCGTGCGCCGCTTCCCCTCTCGCTGCTGGACTGCCTGCGGGTGGGCGTTGGCGGGGAGCGCTATTTCCTGCCCATCGAATGCGTGGAGCACTGCCTGGAGGGTTTCCCGGCCAGCGCGGGCGCAGGTCCGGTTTCAACCGTTCCCGTGCAGGGAGCCGTGTTGCCCTGTTTTCTGTTGAGCGGGTTGTTCGAGCTGTCCGCCGCGCAAATGAAGGCAGGGCATCTGGTGGTGGCCCGGCACGGCGGCGAGCGCTTCGTGCTGGCCGTGGACGAGGTGCTTGGGCTGGCCCAGGTTCTGGTCAAGCCGCTCAAGGGGCGGATGGTGGAGCAGGAGTGCTTCATCGGGGCCGCCCCGGACGAGGACGGCAGCATGAGCCTGATCATGGCTCCGGGGTTCTTCTCGAAGCTGGTGCGGCAGGGCGGGGCGGGCTAGCGTTGCGTCCTCAAAAGCCGTCCATGCGGATTTTCAAGACAAAGTCATAAGCCATTCATATACCCTAAAAAAACATATTCATGTTTTTCTAGTGTGGGATATTTGCGTTGCGATCCTGAAGTTCGGGCCTGGTTATTCAGGCAGGACACACTGGGAGCAGCTCCCGCCCGGAGCCTCCTCCAGGCGGTCGCGCCCGAGAAGCTTGGCCTGGTACATGGCCCGGTCCGCGCGCAGCAGGAAATCCTTCAGCTCCTCGTCCGGCTCGAGGCAGGCCAGGCCGATGCTGGCGGTCATCCTCAGCACGGAGCCGTCGTAGCGCACGGCCAGGTTGCGGATCGCCTTGAGGAGTCTTTCCCCCACCACCCGTGCGCCGTCCGGCGTCGTTTCGGGCATGATCACGCCGAACTCCTCGCCGCCGAGGCGTCCGATGTGGTCGACGTCGCGCAGGGCGCCCTGACAGACCGTGGCAAAGATCTTGAGCATCTCGTCGCCCGCCAGATGGCCCCAGGTGTCGTTCAGGCGCTTGAAGTGATCCAGGTCCAGGGCCATCAGGCAGAGCGTGTGCCCGTAGCGTCTGGCGCGCCGGATCTCGCGGCCCAGCAGCCCGAGGAAGGACCGCCGGTTGATGAGCCCCGTGAGCATGTCCCTGGTGGCCAGTTCCCGAAGCTTCAGTTCCACCTTTTTGCGCAGCCTGTTCTCGCGCTCGAGGTCTTTTCTCACGCGCAGGTTTTCGCGCAGCCGGGAGTGGATCTCCGTCACGTCCTGCAGGGAGAGCACCACGTGGGAGATGTCGCCGTCCGGTCCGCGCAGGCCGTAGGCCATGGAATGCTGGAGCCGCATGGATCCGTCGGGCAGGCGCGCCGGGATGAGGTGGTTGTGCAGGTGGTAGGAGAAGACGGCCGGAGGTGCGCCGTCGAACAGGTCCTTCAGGCGCGAGACCACCAGGGAGCGCCCCAGTTGCGGGAAGAGCTCCCCCGAGTCCCGGCCCAGGATGTCCTGGCGGGAAAAGCCGGTCCAGGACTCCAGGCAGGCGTTCCAGAAGCAGACGCGCAGCTGCCTGTCCAGCACCATGATGCCCATGGGCAGGCAGTCCATGTTCAGGAAGACGTTTTCACAACTGGACGGATTCATGCAGATGCGTTTCCGAGAAGGCGGTCCAGCGCGGCCAGCATGTCCTGGAAGGTGTCCACGTGGAAGAGGATCAGGATGTCGCCCTCGGCGGCTTCGTTCTCCAGCCGGAAGCGGGCCTTGATGAGCAGGACCACGCGGGCCGTCGTCTCGTCGGCGGCGAACAGGCCGCTCAAGCCGGTTTCGAAGTAGTCCGGGGGGAAATAGTCCACCGAGACCCCCAGGATGTTGACGATGGAGCCCATGATCCCGTTCAGGACGATGTTGCCGACCTCCTGGATGGTCCCGATGCGCAGGGAGTCCAGGTCCATGGAGGCGGCGCCCAGCTCCTGGCCGATCAGCTGGGAAACGAGCCAGGAGGCGGTGGGTTTGGGAAAGACCAGCCCCGTCCAGCCGGAGAACGCGCCCCGGAACGCCAGGCGCACCGTGGAGAGTATCTCCTGGCCGCTGCGCCCGAGGTATTCCGCCATGTCCTCGGCGCCCAGCAGCCGCACCTCGGGCAGCTCGAGCTGCACGTGGGTGCTGACCATTTGGTTGATCAGCCCGGCGGCCTTGCCGACGCCGATGTTGATCAGCTCCTTGAGGAGGTCGTGCTGTGCCGGGGTGATGTACATGGGGTGGTGCTCTGCCGCTTTGCGAATGCCGAGGCGCAAAGCGCTACCACGCCGAGGCCCGGAGTTCAATGCTCCTCTCAGGGAATTGTCCCTGGAAATGAAGTTTTGAGCTAAATATATGGAGCGGATACCGGAGTCGGTCTCCGCCTCATCCGGTCGGGTCCCTGACGCGGATTGCCGGCTACGCCTCCGCCTTCAGGGGCAGCCGGATGATGAAGGTGGTCCCCTGGCCGGGGGCGGACGCCACGTCGATGGTGCCGTGGTGGTGAGTGGAGACGATGAAGTAGGACACCGACAGCCCGAGCCCGGTCCCGGCCCCCACGGACTTGGTGGTGAAGAACGGCTCGAAGATGCGCTTGCGGGTCTCCTCGTCCAGGCCGGGGCCGTTGTCCTGTATCTCGATGCGCACGAAGTCGTTCTCCTGGCGGGTGCGCAGGGTGATCGTTGGGGCGTCCTGCCCTTCCTGTCCGGCCATGGCCTGGGCGGCGTTGCGCAGCAGGTTTATGACAACCTGCTCGATCTGCGACACGCTGCAGGGCACGAGTG
Proteins encoded in this window:
- a CDS encoding response regulator; translated protein: MRTMPRNDVSEVFMALVLIADDSMFQRFVLGKIVSSLGHQTLDAADGRQLVELVRERRPDLVLMDINMPELSGIQVLELFRDQGLEVRTVVVTADIQHTTRARCLELGVAQVLNKPLDEDVVRDLLAGLLPA
- a CDS encoding chemotaxis protein CheA, producing the protein MTDAALLEIFRVSTLDQLARAEAAALALERASPEEVTSGMEAVFRCIHTVKGDAATLQFDGLAGCCHELETALDGLRGRDERPAPEVVGSLLAAIDCLREGLDDPASSFIPGIPGIPGALDPIESLKGLLGRISQATLGAQPPQCAPPESSPPNAVADTPELGYSVRAAHLDTLLENLSELMTTREALAAQARSEGRFDYLHFAVELERQLALLGQSILSMRLLSLQAVIPKYRRLVRDLAAQSGKEIDFQVSGEMFELDKTLIEKLNTPLVHLLRNAVRHGVEPPADRLRAGKPSTGVIRLDAWQDGPEIVLKVSDDGAGIDTAAVLAKAVQAGLVESGDKPDEAGLLAMVFTPGFSTSQSVDGVSGRGVGLDAVKDGIERLGGEVRVETVPGQGSAFVLRAPLPLSLLDCLRVGVGGERYFLPIECVEHCLEGFPASAGAGPVSTVPVQGAVLPCFLLSGLFELSAAQMKAGHLVVARHGGERFVLAVDEVLGLAQVLVKPLKGRMVEQECFIGAAPDEDGSMSLIMAPGFFSKLVRQGGAG
- a CDS encoding sensor domain-containing diguanylate cyclase, with translation MNPSSCENVFLNMDCLPMGIMVLDRQLRVCFWNACLESWTGFSRQDILGRDSGELFPQLGRSLVVSRLKDLFDGAPPAVFSYHLHNHLIPARLPDGSMRLQHSMAYGLRGPDGDISHVVLSLQDVTEIHSRLRENLRVRKDLERENRLRKKVELKLRELATRDMLTGLINRRSFLGLLGREIRRARRYGHTLCLMALDLDHFKRLNDTWGHLAGDEMLKIFATVCQGALRDVDHIGRLGGEEFGVIMPETTPDGARVVGERLLKAIRNLAVRYDGSVLRMTASIGLACLEPDEELKDFLLRADRAMYQAKLLGRDRLEEAPGGSCSQCVLPE